TACCCAGTATCTTTCTTTCTCCCTcctttttttacatgaaattttgaaataacagGCGttggttatttaaaaaattaagttttctttaacgATCAACgaagtaaaaaaatcttttgaaaatgattttttaaaatcttatctctggaaaaaaaaatcaactcttaattttgcaatttactTATAATACTTAACTGAACAGATAAGGATGCACGTACCAgtatattataatattcaaattaagAAACTTTTGCATCCTTATCTTGTATTTTGACATTCTTATGCAAGAAGAGGATAAAATAGGCTATGCCTGTGTCCCAAATCCTTCTTGAATATATCcaatatacatgtttgttttaACTAATGATCAATTATTCATGaaagttctttttattttcgcCAAAAATTCGCAGAAAAGattgacattttcaaaaattcacaCAATAAACAACCGAAAAATAGAACCGGAAACTTTAAACATGTTTACATTTTCTAAAATTCACACTGTAAATAAAAGAGAAGAAGAATTcgataaactgaaaagatttacaaatgattatgaaaaaatatctaattttaaATGAGATGTTCGTGAGCTCATCTAAACAAAGTATGATACTACGAACCAAATTAGGGCTTCTTATATATAACAATTGATCGGAAATACTAATACTGCGTATAACGTGTAAAAGGTTCGGACGCTcttgttattaattatttactaATCAACAAAACTTTAATGAAAGGTTAATTTTATGCTTTGTATAACATGCCGTTAAAAACAGATACGGGCATTGTTTACAACATATCACGCATTGCTATCTAAACAAAGGTCTCGTGTCAACATGTGGCAAAGATGGAATATAGATTTTAtcttaaatgtttgtttaaacacttttgatATCCTACGGTAATAGTACACAGTTAGGTAATCCTTTAACATCTTGTTAATTTTGGCAGATTGTTCCGGAAGGTGTGAAAAAGATTTTCGTTAAATTTTAATGCTCccctaattttttttgttagttttttttttctcttcacaACTTTAATGTTCATACAAGGAGGAAACATGCACATGCATCCATTGGTTTGAATTAATTTCATCGTAATATATTACAATGGGATTGGAACAAGTTCTAAATCTTATGTTGCTCTCTCCCCATACAATAATTGACATCAAAAATGTTCGCATGCAAATGAGATATATTTACTATTAAAGCtttcttaaaaaatgtaaattaattacattaaagattcaaaatgaaatatgaaatattcttaaaaatagaACATAAAAACTTCTGAATTAATATAAGGAAAAAATGTAACAACTTTATAAAATCAGGTTATATTCACTTGCATCTGACAACATACAAACAGAATATGTCCATGTGTGGTAGCATTATGTTTGGTATGAGTATATGTTTGATAAAAACGAGAGAAGTCAAAGAAGTGGGTCTAAAAATTCAAAGACATGGGCAAGTTTATAGTTTCCCCTTTGCTAAATACTTGATGTGTTGCAAACAAAAATGACATTGACTTTTCCCACACAAGATTTGTGCAAGTTAATTGCCATAGCTTTAGATGGAatatgatattgcaaaatattataattgataTTTCTCTGCGCGTGGCtcagtttacaaaatttaaaaaaaaaataaagtgcaACCTTGTTTAGATAACAGGGAGGTCGACGGAATCTCTTTTTGACAACTAATATTTTGCGAGAGTGTTAATTTAAATTGGATTTCAATGTCATTAATCATGATCTGCCagttttatgaaatgaaaatacaagTACTTCAGTTCTATTTGTAAATTAACGTATTAATTTTGATATCCATTAAGGGTATTCATTGGAAGTTAATATAAAGCTATTCATCGCTAATACAGAGTTATTAGCAAAATACTGACGATATGAGAATCTTTTGTGaacacatgagaaaaatttTAGTCAAAGCCGCAGATTATTTAAAGTCTTTGATATTTAGTTAATATGACCAATGTCCATGTCATATTTCCATTTTACATACAAAGTAAAAGttcttatataatttttttatctcacttttttctctccatttgtcaaagtcataaataaataaatcaaagaagCCTGAAATTGCAATGTTTTAATGTTAGGTGAGGTAACGGAACCCATAAAACTTCCAGTTTGTATTTTCTTCCTACTTCCGCATAATGGCGATTACCCGGGATATTGTACCGGGCTAATATCTAGCGTAATGATGTGAAGTGATCAATCAAATGTGTGCCAAACACGAATCGATGATTGTTTACAAAGTGTTAACACCATTGTCATTACAACTCGCTACGGACCCAATGCCATCTTCTCTTCCTGCGGGCATGCTTCATCAACAGAGTCTTTTGGACGCTTCAAGTCCCGCCCACTTTCTTGTTAAACCCCGCCTTTATCTCACTTGGTTTCCATAAGAACGTACGAATTTCGAGTACATCTTTATACCATTTGAATGCTAATTCAAGGTCAATAGAATAGCATTGTGAAcaagcttttaaaattttttaattcatttctaACAGAAATctttgtttatctttaaaatatgtcGGAcgtgaaagtgaaagtagaacttcaAAGTGATGGGGAAGATTATGAAATTGACATTGAAACAGATACAGAGGTTGTTCAAAGAAATTCTTTAGAATTGTTAAGAAGCGGACCTTTTACAAATTTCTCCATTGAAGAAATTCTGAAGCCCGATTTTGGCTCGAAAAAGCGGAGAAGCGTTTTTGGTCAGTTCAGCCACCCTAGTCCAAAAGTCTCACCTAAAGAGCAAGACGAGAACCGATCCCCACCCAAGGGGTCAGCCGGTCCTCTCCCCCTCCCCGCCTGGGTATACTGCACCAGATACTCTGACAGACCATCTTCTGGTAAGTTATCTTAAATCTTATTGCACGCTAATTGATAagtgaaattaaattatgctcGGAAAAAGTAATTGtctattaattcattttttttcaatgttaatgGCATAAAAATGGGtagtttttacaaaaataaatttcaaaaaacaaaaaaaattcaaactatcGTATTCTTTTAATTTGTAACTTTTTGATACCATTTTATACTCGTATTTATAATTAGTGCTTACTCGGCTCATCTAGCATTTGttatattaaatcaaatttattacttttatcaAACAGGTCCGAGATCGAGAAAAATCAGAAAGAAAGAGAAATCGCCACAGGACGACAAAAGACCAAGGACCGCCTTCTCTAACGAACAGCTGCAGAGACTAAAAGTAGAATTCGAAAAGTGTCAATATCTCACGGAACAGCGGAGACTGGAACTGGCAAAGACATTGAATCTCTCGGAGGGACAAATAAAAATCTGGTTCCAGAATAAACGCGCGAAGGTCAAGAAATCCTCGGGGGGCAAGAACATTTTGGCTCTCCACCTGATGGCCCAGGGCCTGTACAACCACTGTACGGTATCAGGGGATGGGATGGAGCAATGACCACATATGTCCCTGCATCGATATCGTCATTCTATGGGCAAAGAATGAGACGGTTTAAATCAAAGGGATATAGGATCGAAGCTAGGCTGTGATAATTTTGTGGACGAGGACCTTAAAATCGTTTTTGAAAATTCGCTCGTGCGTGTACTCTGCAATAGGGTGATATTTGGGCACTATCATCAATGTTGatatattacatatttattATGATGTTGAGGTTCCTGTTGTGCTATTattaattttgtacatattttagatattatatattaGTCATATAGATAACATTAATTTATGAGATGCaatgtaatgaataaaaatatttagcttTAAACGACtttttagatttattcaatccgcattattgttatttaaacttaaatcaGCTGTTGAACAACTTTTATAtcacatcatttatttttaattaaaatgaacacttatttatttgaaaaaaaaaagaattattcgtcgcagaaaaagaaatttccaaCAGAACCTTAATTTAGTATATATAGAACTTTATTGCAATGATAACTTAATTATATTTAAGatattacaaagaaaaaaatcaataatattcgATATTGGGTTATAGAATTATTATCACTACcatcatttttgaaatagtttaaattagttaatttttaaaacacgatTAGTGTCACAGAAAGGATGAATGTTAATACAACACGAGGTCAGCTCATTTCGACTCAAACAGCTTCATTTTTGACAAATATGGATGAAGTTGGCATAATTTTTTATCCCAATAAAATAAGTCATAATGAATTTCTATAACAGCGTGGACTGATGCCAATAAGGAACGTTTGGTTTATAAATGAACTTAAAGACACAAATTTGAGTTAAGCATAATTAAGTTTCGctacaaaaaatgaaatcgGTAGTTTTTCCGACTTATGAataaaaaactcattttttttctctttccaaATTGCAAGAATTTCTagattttgtgtaaaatatcaCGGTGGCATGTTCTTTTCATGGTCGATCGACAGGCGAGACATAACCAGCTCCAATTTTCATCGTCTCTTCGTCTGACGCTATCTTCGGAATTCTGGTAACCCCGAGTCGGTCCGGAGACAAGCGACACGCGCCAATCGCTTTCTAAAACCAAACAGATTGCTTGGTCATTAAAACGTTTGGTTCATTTCACGCGAAAACAAATATCGTTAGACACACGTGTGAAAATGAGAAAACCTGACAAAAACCGGACCTGATTTGGCATGTCCAAGACAACAATTTATCTGCACGTGGCTGCAAACTAAACTAAAAGTTTTCATCGTTAAATCAGTctttcatttagaaaaaaaaacaacaatattaCACTAACTCCAAAAGGTCCGAGAAATCAGTTTAATTGGggtatcgaaaaaaaaaatcttatttaccAGAAGACGACAGAATTCAAACGTAAATGgactttaaattttcaataatgaaTGTACTAATGATGACCTAAATAAACAGGGCTGATAGAGATGATCAGTAAGAGATATGTGAcatttttattatgtgttaagTATTTTGATTCACTGATTTTGAGGTAGATTTTCGATTTCCGCTCTTCCGTTTGACTAACATTGTTTATGactcaatttcaattttatgagTCAAACCTTTCCAGATGATTGctacaaatatttaaagtaaCGAACTAAATATCTATCAACATCTTAATAGATTGATATggctgatacatgtaaatatggcAAAATCTGATTTCACTTAGTTTTAtcataagtattttttttttcaagcttaactttaaaacataatatagaTCTGCAATGCAACAAGACTGTACACTATTAATGGAACTATGTATCAAGACATAGTATCGTTAATACACAAATGTActgttaaaataaagaaaatttgtaaGGAacaacatgtacatattacttatatgtacatatatggcAAGAGCAAGgcagaaaataaaaactgttcCATCTGATTGACATATAAAGAGAAGATTAGTTaagtatatattgtatacaaaTACTCAGAATTTACTTTCAGTTGTCTTTTTCTCAATGAACATTGAACATATGTCTTCCCTGTGTGGTTTTCTTATCTTTGCCTCCAGCCTTTTGTGTAccgtttttctttaattacatttcaatgtttttacatcGACTTTGACACTTGTTTAACCGATTATGGGTGCCCGCAGATATACAAGTCatgcatttaatttaaacaGACCCTGTCTCCAGTCAAATTGACTACTGGTATTGAATATACCAGCAATCTACTCAATTTGATCGCATGTATAATTAACTGATAGATTTGTTGATTATCGTATCGAAGAAAATTGTCTGACAATCAAAGAAATTTCAACAAacttatataaacaataactattacatgtatgtttgtttgaaaatcatttcttttttggtaataaattaattattgaatatttactAGTCTTTAAGAAAACCCGTCCATTTAAAATGGATTTGTATCATTTCTTGTCAGCATCAGTTCAGCAACATGCTAAAAATGGTAACTGAATAAAAGATGTACTGAGAATGTTAACAAAGAAGCTCTCAAACTGTACATTGCGATACGTAAAATCTGACAAAAGAGCGAGAGGAATTAAGGGGCGATGGTTTCAATAATAGAGTAAATATATATAGCGATTAATTACACCACTAACTGGGCGAATGATAAACGAAGCCTGAGTATAAGTCGGTGTGACAGCAACAGATAGTCAAATAACGCCTCCAGCACGGCCCTACCCACTTATCAGGCCCCCATTAATGAAACACCGCCACAACAAGCAATTAAGTGTCATCATTTATAATAATAAGATGCTACTGTAGACAGACTGCTgcttaattgaaaataaagtgATTTGGGAATTCGGAAGGCGGGACCGTGCCGGGTTCTATGTTGTATATCATACTGCCAAACGGAACTGACCTTTGGTGACACGATGTCGAAGATGAGACTTTGGTGTATAACTAATAGTGTATCCGGTTTCAGTCGCCAAATGATCGCCATTTTCTTCTTTCGAGCGATAATCATCTTTAGGCTAGTTCAAACAAGGTGATGTGGGTTATTTGAGAAATAAActgttttcttgaaaaataaaagcaattcTACGTGAATTAATTTTGTTGCCCGTATATTATTCTTGGTAAAGCCATTCTTTGTTCCCCAAAGGCAAACTCCTTTTAGCATCTTTCTAACAAatcaaaagaagtttttttttaaataagaccCGTCGTTATATATATGTTCTAAATATGAAGCTCATGTCTCCATTGCGAGTTTGGGGCGAAATGGTTATGGTGTATAAAATTAAGAACTCTATGAAGCCCAAGCCCATCGAATAAGTTTTAGACAAAATGGTCAAGGATTTAGATgagttttaaattcaaatttgattaaaatgttaaaatctttgCATCAATCGATTTTGTTGTTAATAAGAATTAAGTATTGATAACTTCCAGTGTTTAATTAATTCAATCTTCCATCCGTCTCTGTCCAGGACGATTTTTATCAATCTCTATACGTGCAAAACGGAGGACTTGCTATGATTCTGTTTGAAGCACGGTTTTGGCGATATCATTATCTCTGTGATAATCCCCCCTAATTTGCCGCGGTTTTGCCGATCACACACACCCGATAGCTGGCATCTTTGATCATCCACAGCAGCAACTGATGCTAGTTGACAGAGTTAATGCGGAGAACTGTGCTATCTGTCGCGAACGGTAATTGTGAACGAGCTCGCCCGTAGGATTTCTCAAATCTGGGCTTTCTGAACTCTTCAGTAGATTtggatgaaatatttattagttGAGAAATAATTGTTTCACTTCATCAACTTTCAATCAAAGAAAGTAAtgacaacaaaatattgaataatgatACAAAAACGTTTCAGAGAGTTTAAAAATGCgtataaatgtttgaaaaaaaatatctatattcaaAAGATTGTGTTAACTTCAGTAGGATAGACAATTTTTATAGTTAAATATTCTTTACATCAATTGACCAGTATTGACCATTATAAATCTACAGATTATTAGAATATTTCATGTATTCTTGACTTAACATACAGAATTTCACTTTatggggggtttttttcttcaagaaagtattttgaaattagaaatctttactattttattgtttttatgattttggattcattttttggtaaatacttAAAACTAAAAAACCTCAAAGAATAAATCATGTTAAGTAAAGCATAAACTACTTATCCAGCTATACAGTGTGGTAAATtctactgtaaaaaaaaaaagagaaaaatataaataaagtttgaaatatCTACATTGCTAGAAAAAAAAGAGACCTGTGCTTCCTTAACCAAAGAAATGTTCTCGGAAAGAATGATATATTATAGACCTAATGAGCTCATTTTCCGAATCCTgtctacaaaaacaaaacatcaaaacatatatttacatttcagcTGCTAAATCTTCATCTCTGCGGAACCAATTTCACGCTATGGCGCCACTGATGAATGGTCTCTTTCACAAGATGCTCCATTAACACTGAGATACTTTGTAAAATGTAATAATTCTCACAGAAAAACCCtgtaaacatgtaataaattcaTCAGCAATGTGTCTTATacatattttctaaattttcttTTCGGTAAGTTTTTGTACAATTCCTACATGTCCATTACTCTGTTCGTTTTGGGGGAAATAGATGCGAAAAATTAATTACTTGGGATGGAGCTTAATTTAGTGTTAAGAGATCATCCTCTGTAATATTCTTAACAAGGACCATTTTTGTAACAttctttaaatgttattttcaaatttaagacAACCCAATAGTGTATGGTTGATAATGATTTTTGAATGTAGAGATGTGAAAAACAATCGGTATTTTGTTcttattttctgtattttaatttaatgttgaaACTATGTTTAAGTATCTGTATGAAAATCGTTCTACACATTACTGTGATAATGAAAGCACTGCATAAGTGTATCAATCATTACAATTGGATGGATAAAAATtcgtataaaaaataatttttgttgaatGCTTATGGCACTTTAGCTGCAAGTGAAAATTCGGATgaacgacctgggagctacagttccGCACGTGTTAAAAATTTACGGCGCCCAAAAAATGCACAAGTTTTGGACTGATAAATACGGTACGCCTGGTAATACGTAGGTCTAGTTTTTAGACTGTTCTTAAAAAGCGTCGTCTTACCGGTGTTAAAGCTCGCCTGAGTCGAAGGCGTatgtatggtgttccgatggggccacttcgaccttcgcactttcgcctttaggtcgaggtacgagagtgcgaagttgcgacggcgaaagtgcgagagtgcgacggcgaaggagcgaaagtgcgaagatgcgacggcgaagcgcgaagttgcgacggcgagagtgcgaagttgcgacggcgaagaagcgatactactatcgcaacttcgcactctcgccttcgcatcttcgcactttcgccttcgcctttttataattatggagctctctatcgtttaaagacaattttagctgtataaaaggacatctgaggcagacgatggactttttagaaattattttcaacagcctgcgcagatccataactttttctAGGGGGTGGGGtggataaataattatatttgtcgggggtgggggagggttccgagacatattttggagattttattatatataattaataaaattaaattttccgggGGGATGAGATCCGGACCTTGTCTCTccctttactgcatgtgtgaagttattagtattgaattttccgggggggggggggggggggccctCTCCACCTCTAGATCCATACAtcagcaaggagtgtcgcataatgaaattagaatgctactgtgtttgatctacggtaaacagacagctggtaagtgacaggagtctggaagtgcatatgtatacattatggcggaccttacattttatatggagtatataacaattatttataaacattcatagtaagcacaatggcttagcgcatgcgtaccaatgatatcatggattaatcggaaaacctttgcgagtacggtgcctgcatcaaattctatgtaatagaccgagactttctgaatgctatcaaaaaaggcgaaggcgaaagtgcgaaagtgcgaaggcgagagtgcgaagttgcgaaggcgagggagcgatagtagtatcgctccttcgccttcgcaccttcgcactttcgccttcgcatcttcgcgcttcgccgtcgcatcttcgcactttcgctccttcgccgtcgcactctcgcactttcgccttcgcaacttcgcactctcgcatcttcgacctaaaggcgaaagtgcgaaggtcgaagtggccccatcggaacaccatacttatgtgagcttttctaatcaaaaGTTGTCATTTGTCTGTCGTCGGCGGcggaaacttttcacattgttATCTTCTTCTCCAGATCCTCCGcgccaatttcaactaaacttgaAAAAAGCATCCTTGAGGGAGGGgctttcaagtttgttcaaatgaagggccaggTCCCCTTTAAGAGGAGATGatgtaaaatcatttaaaaattgttgggttttttttcttcaaaatcttcttctcaaaaaccaattggcgAGAAAACTGTAcgttgtgtggaagcatcctcaggtagtgatgATTCACGTTTGTTCATATCATAATCTCCAGAGGTAAATCGGGGCCACATTGAAGAGATTTAGTTTTAACATTGGATTCTATaaagagaaatctttaaaagatCTTTTAAGAAAAACCCCAATCGGCCAGATTAGTTATTACTCGTGTGGAAGCGTCCTTACGaagtgtagattaaagtttatGATGGGGCcattattggggggggggggcgaatttttacataaaaaacgTGTAgagaaagatatttaaaaatcttctcaaaaaccaatttgcCAGACAAACTGGaacctgtgtggaagcatcctcaggtagtgtagattcaagtttgttcaaagtTTGAACCCGAAGGTAGGGAGGGGCCATaatgggggtcaaattttaacactggaatatatagagaaaatctttaaaaatctttctctCAAAAACCAATTAGCCAGGCTAGTtataacttgtgtggaagcatcctaaaagaagtgtaaattttgaattttgaaagtttGCTCAAACCGTGATTCCTGGGAAAATaatgaggccacaatggggttggggttgaagttttacataggaa
This genomic window from Magallana gigas chromosome 5, xbMagGiga1.1, whole genome shotgun sequence contains:
- the LOC105318858 gene encoding homeobox protein engrailed-1-B: MSDVKVKVELQSDGEDYEIDIETDTEVVQRNSLELLRSGPFTNFSIEEILKPDFGSKKRRSVFGQFSHPSPKVSPKEQDENRSPPKGSAGPLPLPAWVYCTRYSDRPSSGPRSRKIRKKEKSPQDDKRPRTAFSNEQLQRLKVEFEKCQYLTEQRRLELAKTLNLSEGQIKIWFQNKRAKVKKSSGGKNILALHLMAQGLYNHCTVSGDGMEQ